From a region of the Triticum aestivum cultivar Chinese Spring chromosome 7D, IWGSC CS RefSeq v2.1, whole genome shotgun sequence genome:
- the LOC123171576 gene encoding uncharacterized protein, with the protein MIFLASSSPCDAKLHPFVYNLTSSYTDQRNEVTMVFTSAVMFILATLFFTLNLFSRLSVLSAILNPSVRLFLSTSLSLFLPVMSYLFSEAKNEGSALAAISPNSSSYSQLGTELSLRARTILMWMLLVELLRKKVEAILVNAGVQWHSGTIDRASRIAWLGYLVFYNLSSTGKKAIYGTLWVLAAAKLLQRVSINELLKRSFAYGKNAELLSSYMAQMLQEKDQQAGNGNAQDEGAELLKKCKYAVMGEEELEMKPGPEGYRLELKKPSTVDTDTNTDSTILTVGDIWRLAEKDKDGVLQEDPSLKRLCLSFALYKLLRRRFEDLPITQEETSNCHSLIFRGLREELLQGTEVVLSTQRFDEERKEELKGMVVAVAVFEVFDEEIQFLCEYYHSVVPVVLSNPFFFLANYILFPIVVWAFCLLTFILCGNGDVRYAYHSIITDNYLISIGMMKIVGCLLGRIIQSPEALFTTVDLAITMLLLLTFLYEEVWEFLVFILSNWLMVSLVCEYTTKSRWRDSRILSGLIRRILWVRSKISHRNLCFNQFSMIGFGGLSPMMLPKKAVPMEVKKSIMKYLVAQINDGHAHAAPLSNGWSTLQSEKHRQSQYRSQLSLACESKSVAEVILIWHIATSLLGRKCPLQNKTSMGAHRQVAVTLSGYCTYLVASYPELLPDNKDGTTHVYKEMQEQLKNALGGCWRYHLSLPGTRYDKLVEISKEQEETTMVQRGAKLGDLLLEMAQKQEDVWELLADLWTELMVYVAPSGGELHVKAHKEALAQGGEFITVLWALCTHTGITRPAIAPWEAQRHHALEP; encoded by the coding sequence ATGATCTTCCTCGCCAGTAGCTCACCCTGTGATGCAAAGCTACACCCATTTGTATACAACCTCACCTCCTCTTACACAGACCAAAGAAATGAGGTCACCATGGTGTTCACCTCGGCTGTCATGTTCATCCTTGCCACCCTCTTCTTTACGCTCAATCTCTTCAGCCGCTTGTCCGTCCTGAGCGCCATCCTCAACCCCAGCGTTCGTCTGTTCCTCTCCACCTCATTGTCCCTCTTCCTGCCGGTCATGTCCTACCTCTTCTCCGAGGCCAAGAACGAAGGTTCTGCTTTGGCTGCTATAAGTCCCAATAGCTCCAGCTACAGCCAGCTCGGTACCGAGCTGTCGCTACGGGCTCGGACAATCCTCATGTGGATGCTTCTCGTGGAGCTCCTCCGAAAGAAAGTGGAGGCCATCTTGGTCAACGCGGGCGTGCAATGGCACTCCGGCACCATTGATCGCGCTTCCCGCATTGCTTGGCTGGGCTACCTCGTTTTCTACAACCTCAGCAGCACCGGCAAGAAAGCAATCTATGGCACCTTATGGGTCCTCGCTGCTGCCAAGTTGCTGCAGAGGGTCTCCATCAATGAGCTGCTCAAGCGTTCTTTCGCCTATGGCAAGAACGCTGAGCTGCTCAGCTCGTACATGGCCCAGATGCTACAAGAGAAAGATCAGCAAGCCGGCAACGGCAATGCCCAGGATGAAGGAGCAGAGTTGTTGAAGAAGTGCAAGTACGCCGTGATGGGAGAAGAGGAGTTGGAGATGAAGCCTGGCCCGGAGGGCTACCGTCTTGAGCTGAAGAAGCCCAGTACTGTTGACACggacactaacaccgactccaccATCCTCACCGTTGGTGATATTTGGAGGCTCGCAGAGAAGGACAAGGACGGAGTCCTCCAAGAAGACCCAAGTCTTAAAAGGCTATGCCTCTCGTTCGCCCTCTATAAGCTGCTGCGCCGGAGGTTCGAGGACCTCCCCATCACCCAAGAGGAAACCTCCAATTGCCACAGTCTCATCTTTAGAGGCCTTCGCGAAGAGCTGCTGCAAGGCACCGAGGTTGTATTGTCAACCCAAAGGTTCGACGAGGAGCGTAAGGAGGAACTGAAAGGCATGGTGGTCGCAGTTGCAGTGTTCGAAGTGTTCGACGAGGAGATCCAATTCCTCTGCGAATACTACCACTCTGTTGTGCCCGTTGTGCTCTCcaaccccttcttcttccttgcaaaCTACATCCTGTTTCCCATCGTAGTATGGGCCTTCTGCCTCCTGACGTTCATCCTCTGCGGCAATGGGGACGTGCGCTATGCGtaccatagcatcatcaccgacaactacCTCATATCGATCGGCATGATGAAAATAGTCGGATGCCTCCTAGGAAGAATTATCCAGTCACCGGAGGCGCTCTTCACAACCGTCGATCTGGCCATCACTATGCTGCTCTTGCTCACCTTCCTCTACGAGGAAGTATGGGAGTTCCTCGTCTTCATCCTCTCCAACTGGCTCATGGTGTCACTTGTCTGTGAGTATACCACCAAGAGCCGCTGGCGTGACAGCCGCATCTTAAGCGGCCTCATCCGTCGTATCCTATGGGTACGGAGTAAGATAAGCCATCGCAACCTTTGCTTTAACCAATTCTCCATGATTGGGTTCGGCGGCCTATCACCCATGATGCTGCCTAAGAAGGCAGTGCCCATGGAAGTGAAGAAGTCCATCATGAAATACCTTGTGGCTCAAATCAATGATGGCCACGCCCATGCTGCGCCTCTCAGCAACGGCTGGTCCACGCTGCAGTCGGAGAAGCACAGACAAAGCCAGTATAGATCGCAGCTCTCATTGGCATGCGAGAGCAAGAGCGTCGCCGAGGTTATCCTCATCTGGCACATTGCTACCAGCCTTTTGGGCAGGAAATGCCCGCTGCAGAATAAGACCTCGATGGGAGCTCATCGCCAGGTGGCAGTCACGCTATCCGGGTACTGCACTTACTTGGTGGCCTCATATCCGGAGCTGCTTCCAGACAATAAGGACGGGACGACCCACGTGTACAAGGAGATGCAAGAGCAGTTGAAGAATGCGCTGGGAGGGTGTTGGAGGTACCACCTGTCTTTGCCAGGCACCAGGTATGACAAGCTGGTTGAGATCTCAAAAGAGCAGGAGGAGACAACGATGGTGCAGAGGGGAGCAAAGTTGGGGGATTTGCTTCTGGAGATGGCACAGAAGCAGGAGGATGTGTGGGAGCTACTGGCTGACCTTTGGACGGAGCTCATGGTGTATGTGGCTCCATCTGGTGGAGAGCTGCACGTGAAGGCACACAAGGAAGCGCTGGCACAAGGGGGTGAGTTCATCACCGTGCTCTGGGCGCTGTGCACGCATACCGGCATAACCAGGCCAGCCATTGCACCTTGGGAGGCACAGCGCCATCATGCGCTTGAACCATAG